Genomic window (Chryseobacterium sp. H1D6B):
GCGAGACGCTGAAAACGGCAAAGATATTATCAGCCGGGTGAAGGAAGCTTCGGGAATTGATATTGAAATTATTACGGGAGATGAAGAAGCAACCTTGATTTATGAGAACCATGTAGCTGAAGGTTTAGATAAAGAATTTGCTTATCTCTATGTAGATGTAGGCGGAGGTTCTACTGAGCTTACATTTTACGAAAATGACAAAATGGTGTATGAAAAATCTTTTAATATTGGAACGATCCGTCTGCTCAACAACCTGGTAACCGTAGACAACTGGACGGAAATGAAAGAAGAAATAAGAGAAAATATTGTAAGCAAAAGACCTATTGTTGCCATTGGTTCGGGAGGAAACATCAACAAAGTTTTCTCTATGAGCAAAACCAAAGACGGAAAACCAATGTCCCTGGCCCATCTGAAAAAGATGTATAAAGAATTCGATGAGCTTACGGTAGATGAAAGAATGACAAAACATAATCTTAGAGAAGACAGAGCAGATGTTTTAGTACATGCTTTGAGAATTTTCAATAATGTGATGACATGGTCTGATATTAATAAAATATTCGTTCCTAAAATCTCAGTAGCTGACGGACTTATCCATAATATTTACAGCC
Coding sequences:
- a CDS encoding exopolyphosphatase, with protein sequence MKIAAIDIGSNAARLLINEVKINNRKPEFIKLNLLRIPLRLGMDVFTLGKIGDEREKMVVDSMRIFSDLMKIYKVDHYRACATSAMRDAENGKDIISRVKEASGIDIEIITGDEEATLIYENHVAEGLDKEFAYLYVDVGGGSTELTFYENDKMVYEKSFNIGTIRLLNNLVTVDNWTEMKEEIRENIVSKRPIVAIGSGGNINKVFSMSKTKDGKPMSLAHLKKMYKEFDELTVDERMTKHNLREDRADVLVHALRIFNNVMTWSDINKIFVPKISVADGLIHNIYSQLHDKK